From Psychrobium sp. MM17-31, the proteins below share one genomic window:
- the gmhB gene encoding D-glycero-beta-D-manno-heptose 1,7-bisphosphate 7-phosphatase, with the protein MSNQSGVTKAVFLDRDGVINIDTGYVSHSDDFEFIEGVIDACKALKEKGYALVVITNQSGIARGYFSEDEFMTLTEWMDWSLADKGVDLDGIYFCPHHPEKGIGEFKQDCNCRKPEPGMILSAQRHLNIDLSQSFLVGDKLSDLQAGKNAGIGTNILVRTGKVVTDEAAAAADHVVDSLVNVVELV; encoded by the coding sequence GTGTCGAATCAATCAGGTGTCACTAAGGCCGTATTTTTAGATCGCGATGGTGTTATCAATATCGATACTGGCTATGTAAGTCACAGCGATGATTTTGAGTTTATCGAAGGTGTTATCGATGCCTGTAAAGCGCTAAAAGAAAAAGGTTATGCGCTGGTGGTTATTACTAATCAATCGGGCATTGCACGCGGCTATTTCTCTGAAGATGAATTTATGACGCTTACCGAGTGGATGGATTGGTCACTCGCCGATAAGGGCGTCGATTTGGACGGGATTTATTTTTGTCCGCACCATCCTGAAAAAGGAATTGGTGAATTTAAACAAGATTGTAACTGCCGCAAGCCCGAGCCGGGAATGATTTTAAGCGCGCAGCGTCATTTGAATATCGATTTATCGCAATCGTTTTTAGTGGGCGATAAATTATCTGATTTACAAGCGGGAAAAAATGCGGGTATTGGCACTAATATTTTGGTGCGCACTGGTAAAGTGGTTACTGACGAAGCCGCAGCAGCTGCTGATCACGTGGTTGATAGTTTGGTTAACGTGGTTGAATTGGTTTAA
- a CDS encoding aminopeptidase P family protein, giving the protein MTPYALRRLQLASQLDSDSVAIIVGNIEQVRNLNISYPFHQDNDFYYLTGFNEPDCVCVIRPGHDTPYVMFARDNDSYQEVQFGARAGLKGLEQNHSVDKAIDISEFEGTIISLFEKRHKLYISDNHGRFHNQLGHWLTARQPDHAFDSVKVYRSIHQLSPMIAQMRVIKDEHELSLIKQAAEASINGHIAVMKACAPDINERVLSATFNRTISDYGCDSVGYGNIVASGNNGICLHYEDNNQLCKDGDMVLTDLGGEYQHYTADISRTFPVNGKFSDAQAALYQIVLNALDASISLVKPGAKWNTLFEANQRVLAQGLLDLGILSGDIEDILANEAQREFTVHKTGHWMGLHVHDVGSYQLPSSDEWTVLEPNMVFTIEPGVYIPADCDKVDEKWRGIAIRIEDDILVTEDGFINLTERAPRTIAEIEACMAESHS; this is encoded by the coding sequence ATGACGCCTTATGCCTTGCGCCGATTACAACTTGCTAGCCAACTAGACAGCGATTCTGTCGCCATTATCGTTGGCAACATTGAACAAGTTCGCAATCTCAACATTAGCTATCCATTTCACCAAGACAACGACTTTTACTACCTAACAGGCTTTAACGAACCTGATTGTGTGTGTGTCATTCGCCCCGGTCACGATACGCCATACGTGATGTTTGCCCGCGATAATGACAGCTATCAAGAAGTGCAATTTGGCGCACGCGCAGGTCTAAAAGGACTAGAGCAAAATCACAGCGTTGACAAGGCCATCGATATTAGTGAATTTGAAGGAACAATCATTAGCCTATTTGAAAAGCGCCACAAACTTTACATCAGTGATAATCACGGCCGCTTTCATAACCAACTTGGTCATTGGCTCACGGCGAGACAACCGGATCACGCTTTTGACAGTGTTAAAGTTTATCGTTCAATCCATCAATTATCGCCAATGATTGCTCAGATGCGCGTGATTAAAGACGAGCACGAGCTTTCTCTCATCAAACAAGCCGCCGAGGCGTCCATCAACGGCCATATCGCAGTGATGAAAGCGTGCGCACCTGATATTAACGAACGAGTATTAAGCGCAACCTTTAACCGCACCATCAGCGATTATGGCTGTGATAGCGTGGGTTACGGCAACATAGTCGCCAGTGGCAACAATGGTATTTGTCTGCATTATGAAGATAACAATCAGCTATGCAAAGATGGTGATATGGTGTTGACCGATTTAGGCGGCGAATACCAACACTACACCGCTGATATTTCTCGTACCTTCCCCGTTAATGGCAAATTTAGCGACGCCCAAGCAGCACTTTATCAAATCGTGTTAAACGCATTAGACGCTTCAATTTCGCTAGTAAAACCCGGCGCAAAATGGAATACGCTGTTTGAAGCTAACCAACGCGTGCTAGCCCAAGGCCTGTTAGATTTAGGTATCTTAAGCGGCGATATAGAAGACATCCTCGCCAACGAAGCACAACGCGAATTCACCGTCCATAAAACCGGCCACTGGATGGGGTTGCACGTTCATGATGTGGGCTCATATCAACTGCCAAGCTCAGACGAATGGACGGTATTAGAACCCAATATGGTGTTCACCATAGAGCCCGGCGTCTACATTCCGGCAGATTGCGATAAAGTAGACGAAAAATGGCGCGGCATTGCCATACGCATCGAAGACGATATTTTAGTAACGGAAGATGGTTTTATTAACCTGACTGAGCGTGCACCAAGAACTATTGCGGAGATTGAGGCATGTATGGCAGAGTCACACTCGTAA
- a CDS encoding DUF417 family protein, which translates to MTDKQFQLIVKSLLALSFLLLGLSFFLGQNARAIEATFSFYSLTSLFETPVLGKIAGATLIAVAIAILTPHERAKTLAFWGMMLIAAVPLLTLLSETRWVAVHGGFPVIGSGQGIIKYFAILPLAFYLFKPQALTERQQAWFNWATMAMVLFWIGGVKFFEYEAKAIEGLLVNSPLMSWLYDVFSLQGASNAIGSYDIAFALLLALGMVLGNKKIMWTAGIACGAVFGMTQTFLITSGGFDANTVINGLGQFVIKDLWYIANLVVIAQFLAMPKRISV; encoded by the coding sequence ATGACTGACAAGCAGTTTCAGCTTATTGTTAAATCTCTATTGGCACTTAGTTTTTTGCTATTGGGCCTATCTTTCTTCCTTGGTCAAAATGCACGAGCCATTGAAGCCACTTTTAGTTTTTATTCATTAACTTCACTATTTGAGACGCCTGTACTGGGTAAAATCGCGGGTGCGACCTTGATTGCTGTCGCCATTGCTATTCTAACGCCACATGAGCGGGCTAAAACTCTCGCATTCTGGGGTATGATGCTTATTGCTGCTGTGCCTTTGCTAACACTACTAAGTGAAACGCGATGGGTTGCTGTTCACGGTGGCTTTCCTGTAATTGGCTCTGGTCAGGGCATTATTAAGTATTTCGCTATCTTGCCGTTGGCGTTTTATTTGTTTAAACCACAGGCATTGACCGAGCGTCAACAAGCATGGTTTAACTGGGCGACGATGGCAATGGTGTTATTTTGGATTGGTGGTGTTAAGTTTTTTGAATACGAAGCCAAAGCGATTGAAGGATTATTAGTTAATTCACCATTAATGTCATGGTTGTATGACGTGTTCTCATTGCAAGGGGCATCAAACGCCATCGGTAGTTACGATATTGCTTTTGCGTTATTGTTAGCGCTAGGAATGGTGTTAGGTAATAAGAAAATTATGTGGACTGCTGGCATAGCTTGTGGCGCCGTATTTGGTATGACGCAAACTTTCTTAATCACCTCAGGTGGTTTCGATGCTAATACTGTAATCAATGGCTTAGGTCAGTTTGTGATTAAAGATTTATGGTACATCGCTAACCTTGTAGTTATTGCACAGTTTTTAGCAATGCCTAAACGCATTTCAGTATAA
- a CDS encoding two-component regulator propeller domain-containing protein — protein MLLRVLLVALCFFTSFNTLADKRFLKSFPSTNPLSYQYVKSMIQDRQGFMWFGTQDGLHRFDGYDFKSYHHDAQQPDSLSADTISALLIDKQGQLWVATRGGGISIYQEASDTFIHLNTSLSEHALSNDNVNALLQDSQGNIWAGTESGLNKITKHDDSYVIEQFYQQLGNRKSLSTNIITSLTETSAQEIWVGTSGGGISIFSVEGQFLRHTSLPLSNKPNETAKLISSMRQDNRENIWIGTLENGLFQLNKNGDVERHYYHSAPKAFDISSNNIEDIFEDSSKQLWVATDQGFLVKSNESSTFNAYRHTNNPYSLNNDFVLSFYEDSDNMMWIGTYSGVNRWDPLMTTFNQYNAALYPQLAEDIVTGFAQDNAQRLVFSTYSSGLFALSLSDNGISQLPISEYFKDMRIMTLFSDGEYLWVGTRTKGAYRLTIADGTINKYVHSTTDSNTISANSITDIYKDQYGQMWIATYHQGLNRLNQDGSVTRYIKRDDDTNKGPSSNHILQIQEDALGNIWLATYGGGLNKFDPQTETFTHLLHDDNDATSISSNLAWILHVDDSNNLWVGTQSSGVNILSADNIKQQRYQFQHIGVKDGLKSRTIYAINQDRHGKMWFSSNRGISSYTPHTKVIQHFDASHGLEDLEYNHGSAFRSRNKTLYFGSSKGFVGIDPSQTNPPREVPNIQLVDIFSLNESIKLDRSLHQVRQLTFDYDERLISFNYVGLNYSEPSTTRYKYRLLGFDKEWIDAGASRRATYTNLPHGDYQFQVMATSDGIAWSQPQINLHITVNSAPWNTWWAYLIYTLVIVVVLLSYTRFINRKVQIEQQKKQELALLVKEKTEKFVQKNDELAAANKQLEALSTIDEKTGLYSRTYLDIYIEQSTKLLAQFHRNILPIQRQLLPRLYTVMVKLKPEHSAQLLAVSELLSYSRNTDDLLVKWSQDSFIIIGYEKDDNARELAQRLSQRLNELFSNSTTPAVSYTFYPFDVENPIALNWDQINVLTELAGDIVDGDLELSWLGLYSPKSQPFDYLRLLQSKDKQALFDAVRCKYN, from the coding sequence GTGCTTTTACGTGTCTTATTAGTTGCTCTATGCTTTTTCACATCCTTTAATACACTCGCCGATAAGCGATTCCTAAAAAGTTTCCCCTCGACCAATCCACTGTCATATCAATATGTAAAAAGCATGATTCAGGATCGTCAAGGCTTTATGTGGTTTGGTACCCAAGACGGTCTTCATCGATTCGATGGTTACGATTTTAAAAGCTATCATCACGACGCCCAACAACCCGACTCACTCAGCGCTGATACAATTAGTGCTTTGTTAATCGACAAACAAGGTCAGTTATGGGTAGCTACACGCGGCGGCGGCATAAGCATATATCAAGAAGCTTCTGACACCTTTATACACTTAAATACTTCATTATCTGAGCATGCACTGAGTAATGATAACGTCAATGCATTGCTGCAAGACAGCCAAGGAAATATATGGGCAGGGACCGAAAGTGGCCTTAATAAGATAACTAAGCATGATGATTCTTACGTTATTGAACAATTTTATCAACAGCTCGGTAACCGCAAATCACTATCAACAAACATCATTACTAGCCTAACAGAAACTAGCGCCCAAGAAATTTGGGTTGGCACTAGTGGCGGTGGCATCTCAATATTCTCAGTCGAAGGACAATTTCTCCGTCACACTTCATTACCATTATCAAATAAGCCAAACGAAACAGCCAAGCTTATTAGCAGTATGCGACAAGACAACCGTGAAAATATCTGGATTGGCACACTGGAAAATGGACTATTTCAGTTAAATAAAAACGGCGATGTTGAGCGCCATTACTATCACTCAGCCCCTAAAGCATTTGATATTTCAAGCAACAATATTGAAGATATTTTTGAAGATAGCAGTAAGCAGCTATGGGTCGCAACCGATCAAGGTTTCTTAGTGAAAAGTAATGAATCGAGTACATTCAATGCTTATCGACATACCAATAATCCGTATAGCCTAAACAATGATTTTGTTTTAAGTTTCTACGAAGATAGCGACAACATGATGTGGATAGGCACCTATTCTGGTGTCAATCGCTGGGATCCACTAATGACAACCTTCAATCAGTATAACGCAGCCCTTTATCCACAACTTGCTGAAGATATCGTTACTGGATTCGCTCAAGACAATGCCCAACGTTTAGTATTTAGCACCTACAGTTCAGGGCTATTCGCATTATCACTGAGCGATAATGGCATCAGCCAATTGCCGATTTCTGAATATTTTAAAGATATGCGGATTATGACCTTATTTAGCGATGGCGAATACTTATGGGTAGGGACTCGAACCAAGGGGGCATACCGGCTTACTATTGCTGACGGTACCATCAATAAATACGTCCATTCTACGACTGATAGCAATACTATTTCTGCCAACAGCATTACCGATATCTATAAGGACCAATACGGTCAAATGTGGATCGCTACCTATCATCAGGGACTCAATCGACTTAATCAGGACGGCAGTGTAACTCGCTATATCAAGCGAGATGATGATACAAACAAAGGACCAAGTTCAAATCACATTTTGCAAATTCAAGAAGATGCGCTCGGCAATATTTGGTTGGCAACCTATGGCGGCGGCTTAAATAAATTCGATCCCCAGACCGAAACCTTTACTCATCTGCTGCATGACGACAATGATGCAACTAGTATTAGTAGCAATCTCGCCTGGATTTTACACGTCGATGACAGCAATAATTTGTGGGTTGGTACCCAATCGTCAGGGGTGAATATACTAAGCGCGGACAACATCAAACAACAACGCTATCAATTCCAACACATCGGGGTTAAAGACGGTCTTAAGAGCCGAACTATTTACGCCATTAACCAAGATCGCCATGGCAAAATGTGGTTTAGCTCAAACCGTGGGATTTCCAGTTATACACCTCATACCAAAGTTATTCAGCATTTCGACGCCAGCCATGGCCTCGAAGATCTTGAATACAATCATGGCTCGGCGTTTCGCAGTCGCAATAAAACGCTGTATTTTGGCTCATCGAAAGGCTTTGTTGGCATAGATCCCAGCCAGACTAATCCACCCCGTGAAGTTCCAAATATCCAATTAGTAGATATTTTTTCCCTTAACGAATCTATCAAACTCGATCGATCGCTGCATCAGGTTAGACAACTGACATTTGATTATGATGAACGTTTGATTTCATTCAATTATGTCGGGTTGAACTATAGCGAGCCCAGCACGACACGGTATAAATACCGTTTACTTGGCTTTGACAAAGAATGGATAGATGCTGGCGCATCGCGAAGAGCTACCTATACCAACTTGCCCCACGGCGACTATCAATTTCAAGTGATGGCCACCAGCGATGGAATAGCTTGGAGCCAGCCACAAATTAACTTACATATCACGGTGAATTCAGCGCCGTGGAACACTTGGTGGGCTTATTTAATTTACACGCTAGTAATCGTTGTCGTATTACTGAGTTACACACGTTTTATCAATCGCAAAGTACAAATAGAACAACAGAAAAAACAAGAGCTGGCATTACTAGTCAAAGAAAAGACTGAAAAATTTGTCCAGAAAAATGATGAGCTAGCAGCAGCAAATAAACAGCTAGAAGCGCTATCTACGATAGATGAGAAAACGGGGCTCTATAGTCGCACCTATCTCGACATTTACATCGAACAATCCACCAAGTTACTAGCGCAGTTCCATCGCAATATCTTACCGATACAGCGTCAATTACTGCCGCGCTTATACACTGTAATGGTCAAACTCAAGCCAGAACATAGCGCGCAACTGCTTGCAGTATCGGAATTATTGTCATACAGCCGCAATACCGACGATTTACTTGTTAAGTGGTCACAAGACAGCTTTATCATTATTGGCTATGAAAAAGATGATAACGCCCGAGAACTTGCTCAACGACTCAGCCAGCGGCTTAATGAACTATTTTCCAACAGCACAACACCCGCAGTGAGCTATACCTTTTATCCATTTGATGTGGAAAATCCAATAGCGCTCAATTGGGATCAAATAAATGTATTAACTGAACTTGCTGGTGATATCGTCGACGGCGACTTAGAGTTAAGCTGGTTAGGGCTTTATAGCCCCAAATCTCAGCCATTTGATTACTTACGTTTACTACAAAGCAAAGACAAGCAAGCGCTATTCGATGCTGTGCGATGTAAATACAATTAA
- a CDS encoding ornithine cyclodeaminase family protein, whose protein sequence is MIHLDAQQVQSALNFPALIKALKDAFCSDITTPMRHHHDMANPNASRETTLLLMPAWQAGEKAGVKMVTVAPDNAQVNLPAIQGIYLLMDLHTGTPEFMMDAPTLTSNRTAAASALAASFLAREDASRLFMVGTGALSSKLIRAHHAVRPITHVTVWGRSKAKAQAVIDQVQDLNLTFEIIDSIEQGVKNADIISVATLSQTPLIKGEWLTEGQHVDLVGSYRPDMREADDDVVKRCEIFVDHRPGATKETGDIKEPLDNGIISIDDLKADLFELSNGTHSGRDNDQQITLFKSVGHALEDLAAAMLVAQYYKK, encoded by the coding sequence ATGATCCATCTAGATGCACAACAAGTACAAAGCGCACTTAACTTCCCAGCATTAATTAAGGCACTAAAAGATGCTTTTTGTAGCGACATCACGACCCCAATGCGCCATCACCACGACATGGCTAATCCTAATGCCTCACGCGAAACCACTTTACTACTAATGCCAGCATGGCAAGCAGGTGAAAAAGCAGGGGTAAAAATGGTAACGGTTGCACCGGACAATGCGCAAGTTAACTTACCCGCTATTCAAGGCATTTATTTATTAATGGATCTCCACACTGGCACGCCTGAGTTTATGATGGACGCGCCAACCCTTACCAGTAATCGCACCGCAGCAGCATCAGCACTTGCTGCTAGCTTTCTAGCTCGAGAAGATGCAAGCCGCCTATTTATGGTGGGTACGGGAGCACTTTCTTCGAAACTCATTCGTGCGCATCACGCCGTTCGTCCAATTACCCATGTAACAGTTTGGGGACGCAGTAAAGCAAAAGCTCAAGCAGTTATCGATCAAGTACAAGATCTTAACCTAACCTTCGAGATTATCGACTCTATCGAGCAAGGGGTTAAAAATGCCGACATCATCAGTGTCGCCACCTTAAGTCAAACGCCACTTATTAAAGGCGAATGGCTAACTGAAGGCCAACATGTTGATCTTGTGGGGTCATATCGACCTGATATGCGCGAAGCTGATGACGACGTCGTAAAACGCTGTGAAATATTTGTCGATCATCGCCCTGGCGCGACTAAAGAAACCGGTGATATTAAAGAACCACTAGACAACGGTATTATTAGTATTGATGATCTTAAAGCTGACCTATTTGAGCTAAGTAATGGCACCCACAGTGGCCGTGATAACGACCAACAAATTACCCTGTTTAAATCTGTTGGCCACGCACTAGAAGATTTAGCCGCGGCAATGTTGGTTGCTCAATATTACAAAAAGTAA
- a CDS encoding ATP-binding protein, whose translation MKFNVLSPLTVLIAAIISVASSEFIDISSTLVIMGFLILGCGVTLYYSTATSLIKTSLFWQLLSIAMTTPLVSHFISISYDIPRLALESMLLIHYLVLAIAIEFIPRRQEHEVTTLLSPVFAMLIFVAMLFGYFVLIPLEYSQEPAQTAISSEYFHNIVVSLLFGRLLQHAINSRFDVHAKALSFSLLAIGLSWLNCYGDHKLHAGEGEVVIPLVMVALWSLVAFYYRRFAINKKNSIAPSSPNLYAYANTNIMAMTVLLALFQGIGIVEQPAYMVSELLQSIIVVLWFICAAFLISSNSFSMAKSANIFRTNSQRTSELLATKTAEIKTLEAHIINSEDTAIVSVSNNAILTVDTQGICLSANPAASQMFQCLPTQLVGMNVKSLFDEHDEMHYFFDFQSHVYSLKRNLDGISKESVALRSDQHKFPVQVAMQWAERNAEPLIVMTFFNLTERKRRERESLELKDKFIANISHEFRTPLTIINGILDRYCAQGNSGQAKEMQVAKRNGMRLVTMVEQLLELSRLRDNPQLTLHHYRLSTLMAIPVESFERLASQHNLNLSVAVDDELWIECDAQAFEKIVFNLVSNAIKYTPSGGEISIVTHREHDSVVLDVIDNGVGISDESQAKIFERFQRATDEKSATFGVGIGLSLVHELVNAHGWQVIVNSQLGAGSKFSVSMPLAEAKSQEQFVDANLLQRDLSPLFVEPQSVHAKQQAHSHKVVLVIEDNLDMQSHIKQVIEQQHHCMLAGSGEVGLELAKTYLPDLIVCDLMLTGIDGFEVLNEIKADSLTAHIPVILLTARSDLESKLKGLNLSADDYLAKPFQHNELLTRIQNLIDNRALLQQTFKRQFDEQQQEVRREDLQHSVEQEFVDTNQPSQQDKFISRLKEVVTQHHSDPMLDVNFIAKEMAMSERQLQRKVKAILGTTLSQFIREVRLYKAKAMLAQGQQISRIALDVGFSSQTYFGRCFKETFDMTPKQYQQEQLREAE comes from the coding sequence ATGAAGTTTAATGTACTTAGCCCTTTAACTGTCTTAATTGCAGCAATTATTAGTGTGGCGTCTAGCGAGTTTATCGATATTTCATCCACGCTTGTTATTATGGGCTTTTTGATATTGGGCTGTGGTGTGACTTTGTATTACAGTACGGCAACCTCGTTGATCAAGACGAGTCTCTTTTGGCAATTGTTGAGTATTGCTATGACAACGCCTTTGGTTAGTCATTTTATTAGTATTAGCTATGATATTCCTCGGTTAGCACTGGAATCAATGTTACTGATACATTATCTGGTTTTGGCTATTGCTATTGAGTTTATCCCGCGAAGACAAGAGCACGAAGTTACGACTTTGCTAAGCCCCGTATTTGCAATGCTAATTTTTGTTGCGATGTTATTTGGCTACTTTGTGTTGATTCCACTCGAGTACTCTCAAGAGCCTGCGCAAACCGCAATTTCTTCCGAATATTTCCACAATATTGTAGTCAGTTTGTTGTTTGGCAGGTTGTTACAACACGCTATCAATAGTCGATTCGATGTACATGCTAAGGCGTTGTCTTTTTCTTTGTTAGCCATTGGCCTATCTTGGCTAAATTGCTATGGCGATCATAAACTTCATGCAGGGGAAGGCGAAGTAGTAATTCCTTTGGTGATGGTGGCACTGTGGTCGCTAGTTGCTTTTTATTATCGACGTTTTGCAATAAATAAGAAAAACAGTATTGCACCAAGTAGTCCAAATCTTTATGCATATGCCAACACTAATATTATGGCCATGACTGTTTTATTAGCGTTGTTTCAAGGTATAGGAATTGTGGAGCAACCCGCCTATATGGTGAGCGAGCTATTGCAATCTATTATCGTGGTTTTATGGTTTATCTGTGCTGCGTTCCTGATTAGCTCAAATAGCTTCAGCATGGCAAAGAGCGCAAATATTTTTCGCACCAATTCGCAACGTACTAGTGAATTACTCGCAACTAAGACTGCGGAAATAAAAACGCTGGAAGCGCACATTATCAATAGTGAAGATACTGCAATTGTCAGTGTGTCAAACAATGCGATCTTGACGGTTGATACGCAAGGAATCTGTTTATCGGCTAATCCAGCTGCAAGTCAAATGTTCCAATGTCTGCCGACACAGCTGGTGGGTATGAATGTTAAGTCGCTATTTGATGAACATGACGAAATGCATTATTTCTTCGACTTTCAGAGTCATGTTTATTCGCTCAAACGCAACCTTGATGGCATTAGTAAAGAAAGCGTTGCATTGCGATCTGATCAGCATAAATTTCCAGTGCAGGTGGCGATGCAATGGGCAGAGCGAAACGCTGAGCCGCTAATCGTTATGACGTTTTTTAATTTGACGGAGCGCAAACGACGAGAGCGCGAAAGCTTAGAATTAAAAGATAAGTTTATTGCTAATATTTCTCATGAGTTTAGAACGCCACTAACAATCATTAATGGCATTCTCGATCGCTATTGCGCTCAAGGAAACAGCGGGCAAGCGAAAGAAATGCAAGTTGCTAAACGCAATGGTATGAGGTTGGTGACTATGGTGGAGCAGTTACTCGAACTGTCGCGCCTGAGAGACAACCCCCAGTTAACGTTACACCACTATCGCCTATCTACATTAATGGCGATCCCTGTTGAATCCTTTGAACGTTTAGCATCGCAACATAATTTGAATTTAAGTGTCGCTGTCGATGATGAGTTATGGATTGAATGTGATGCGCAAGCTTTTGAAAAAATAGTGTTTAACTTAGTGTCTAACGCAATTAAATATACCCCTAGTGGCGGAGAAATATCGATAGTGACACATCGAGAGCACGACTCAGTGGTATTAGATGTAATCGATAATGGTGTGGGAATTAGCGATGAATCGCAAGCCAAGATCTTTGAACGTTTTCAACGTGCTACAGATGAAAAGAGCGCGACATTTGGTGTTGGTATAGGGTTATCTCTCGTTCATGAGTTAGTGAACGCTCACGGTTGGCAAGTGATTGTGAATAGCCAGCTTGGCGCTGGTAGCAAGTTTAGTGTGTCTATGCCGTTGGCGGAAGCTAAATCACAAGAGCAATTTGTCGATGCGAATCTGTTACAAAGGGACCTATCACCGCTCTTTGTAGAGCCACAAAGTGTTCACGCTAAACAGCAAGCTCATTCGCATAAGGTTGTGCTAGTCATAGAAGATAACCTAGATATGCAATCGCACATAAAACAAGTGATCGAGCAACAACACCATTGTATGCTGGCGGGCAGTGGAGAAGTTGGATTGGAATTAGCCAAAACCTATTTACCGGATTTAATCGTCTGTGATTTGATGCTAACTGGGATCGATGGTTTTGAAGTACTAAATGAGATCAAAGCTGATAGTCTAACCGCACATATTCCGGTGATTCTGTTAACCGCGCGCTCTGATCTCGAATCTAAATTAAAGGGACTTAACCTGAGTGCCGATGATTACTTGGCGAAACCCTTCCAACATAATGAGCTATTAACGCGAATTCAAAACCTAATAGATAATCGCGCGTTGCTGCAACAAACCTTTAAGCGTCAGTTTGACGAGCAGCAACAAGAAGTGAGACGGGAAGACTTACAGCACAGTGTTGAGCAGGAATTTGTCGATACTAATCAGCCGTCGCAGCAAGATAAGTTTATTAGTCGTCTTAAAGAAGTGGTAACACAGCATCATAGCGACCCTATGCTAGATGTTAATTTTATTGCTAAAGAGATGGCAATGAGTGAGCGTCAGTTGCAGCGTAAAGTAAAGGCTATCTTAGGCACTACACTAAGCCAGTTTATTCGCGAGGTTAGATTGTATAAGGCAAAAGCCATGCTAGCACAGGGGCAACAAATTTCCCGTATCGCACTAGACGTAGGATTTTCATCACAAACGTATTTTGGTCGCTGCTTCAAGGAGACATTTGATATGACGCCTAAACAATATCAGCAGGAACAACTTCGCGAAGCAGAATAA
- a CDS encoding VOC family protein, which yields MLALLFTHEEFIAMIKITVTSVPVDDQDKALAFYTDKLGFIKKTDVPVGEHKWLTVVSPAAQSGVELLLEPMAFEPAKVYQQSLKEAGIPWTSFEVEDVDKEYERLSALGVEFSIAPKEAGPVKITVLDDTCGNFIQLMQML from the coding sequence ATGCTAGCGTTATTATTCACCCACGAAGAGTTTATCGCCATGATCAAAATTACCGTTACCAGCGTCCCAGTTGACGACCAAGACAAAGCCCTCGCCTTTTACACCGACAAACTTGGCTTTATCAAGAAAACAGATGTGCCTGTTGGTGAACACAAATGGCTTACTGTGGTATCACCTGCTGCCCAGTCCGGTGTTGAGTTGCTATTAGAGCCGATGGCGTTTGAGCCAGCGAAAGTCTATCAACAATCATTAAAGGAAGCGGGCATCCCTTGGACCTCTTTTGAAGTAGAAGATGTCGATAAAGAATATGAACGCCTGTCGGCATTAGGTGTCGAGTTTTCAATTGCCCCAAAAGAAGCAGGGCCAGTAAAAATCACCGTATTAGATGACACCTGCGGTAACTTCATTCAATTGATGCAGATGTTATAG
- a CDS encoding AraC family transcriptional regulator, with translation MAQVQENFYEAQIDRIYDETPVRAEHYEHIKQSRAFMVQHHFEQLDLDALAKSAFMSRFHYVRVFQRVYGVTPRAYLRDIRIEKAKSLLRQDLPITQVCFDIGYESISTFSSVFKKCVGCTPKQYARDNQEPDSPQ, from the coding sequence ATGGCGCAAGTACAGGAAAATTTTTACGAAGCTCAAATAGATCGCATCTATGATGAGACGCCAGTTCGGGCTGAGCATTATGAGCACATCAAACAGTCGCGCGCCTTTATGGTGCAGCACCACTTTGAACAACTTGATCTTGATGCACTAGCTAAATCAGCCTTTATGTCTCGCTTTCATTATGTGCGTGTATTTCAACGAGTCTATGGTGTTACTCCGCGCGCCTATTTGCGAGATATACGAATTGAAAAAGCAAAATCACTATTGAGACAAGACCTACCAATAACCCAAGTGTGTTTCGATATTGGCTATGAGAGCATTAGCACCTTCTCATCGGTATTTAAAAAGTGTGTCGGCTGCACACCGAAACAGTATGCACGTGACAATCAAGAACCTGATTCCCCACAATAA